The Cellulophaga sp. L1A9 genome window below encodes:
- the porV gene encoding type IX secretion system outer membrane channel protein PorV, with translation MKKLLVVALIIGLSKVSAQNERVITTGVPFLTISADARASGMGDIGIATSVDAYSQQWNPAKFAFAEQKMGIGISYTPYLESIITDIALLNASFYNKIDDGSAFAASIRYFTLGEIELRQFANDPGTTTKPNEFAIDGSYSLKLSETFAMAVGARFISSNLKFPDQAGSADTQAASAFAVDIAGFYRSREIAYDNFDGRWRLGFNLSNLGNKISYDEGGQENFLPTNLKFGTGFDFIFDADNKLALSTEFNKLLVPTPQDFDEDGDIDSVDNTEYQEIGFLSGVFKSFNDAPDGFSEELKEFTWALGAEYSYQDAFMLRTGYFNESEEKGSRKFFSLGAGFKFKAAQVDLSYLFSSSKIQNPLENTLRFSLTFNLGEEFIND, from the coding sequence ATGAAAAAATTATTAGTAGTTGCCTTAATTATAGGTTTGTCTAAAGTATCCGCTCAAAACGAGCGTGTTATTACAACCGGAGTTCCTTTTTTAACAATTTCTGCAGATGCTCGTGCTTCTGGTATGGGAGATATTGGTATAGCAACATCAGTTGATGCTTATTCACAGCAATGGAACCCAGCGAAATTTGCTTTTGCAGAACAGAAAATGGGAATAGGAATAAGTTATACACCATATTTAGAGAGTATTATAACAGACATCGCATTACTAAATGCTAGTTTTTATAATAAAATTGACGACGGTAGCGCTTTTGCTGCGAGTATTCGCTATTTTACCTTAGGAGAAATTGAACTTAGACAATTTGCAAATGATCCGGGAACAACAACAAAACCAAATGAATTTGCTATTGATGGTTCCTATTCATTAAAGCTTAGCGAGACTTTTGCTATGGCTGTGGGAGCGCGTTTTATTAGCTCCAATTTAAAATTTCCTGATCAAGCAGGTTCAGCAGATACCCAGGCGGCTAGTGCTTTTGCAGTAGATATTGCTGGTTTTTACCGTTCAAGAGAAATCGCTTATGATAATTTTGATGGGCGCTGGAGATTAGGTTTTAACCTTTCAAACTTAGGAAATAAGATTTCTTATGACGAAGGCGGGCAAGAAAATTTCTTACCAACAAATTTAAAATTTGGAACTGGTTTTGATTTTATTTTCGATGCAGATAATAAGTTAGCCTTATCCACAGAATTTAATAAATTATTAGTACCAACCCCTCAAGATTTTGATGAGGATGGGGATATTGATAGTGTCGATAATACGGAATACCAAGAAATAGGGTTTTTAAGTGGTGTCTTTAAATCATTTAATGATGCTCCTGATGGTTTTTCGGAAGAACTGAAAGAATTTACATGGGCACTTGGTGCAGAGTATAGCTATCAGGATGCGTTTATGTTACGTACAGGGTACTTTAATGAAAGCGAAGAAAAAGGATCAAGAAAGTTTTTCTCACTAGGAGCAGGATTTAAATTTAAAGCGGCTCAAGTAGATTTATCGTATTTGTTTTCATCATCTAAAATACAAAACCCTTTAGAGAATACATTGCGTTTTTCTTTAACCTTTAATTTAGGAGAAGAGTTTATCAACGATTAA
- a CDS encoding SDR family oxidoreductase produces MANIIITGSSRGIGFEMAKLFADDGHQVLALSRNDKPILALNHPNITTFPFDLSSSKDLEILHDFINSTWEQVDVLINNAGMLLNKPFLETSQEEFEAVYRVNVFGVASITQAVLPRMHKSGHVVTISSMGGVQGSLKFPGLAAYSSSKAAVITLTELWAEEFKENGPSFNVLALGAVQTEMLEEAFPGYQAPNTALEMASYIKEFSLTGNKLFNGKLIQVSSSTP; encoded by the coding sequence ATGGCAAATATTATAATAACGGGATCTAGTAGAGGTATTGGTTTTGAAATGGCTAAATTATTTGCAGATGATGGTCATCAAGTATTGGCGTTGTCTAGAAATGACAAACCAATTTTGGCGTTAAATCATCCAAATATTACTACGTTTCCTTTCGACCTATCTTCCTCTAAAGATTTAGAAATTCTGCATGATTTTATTAATTCCACTTGGGAGCAAGTTGATGTTCTTATTAATAATGCAGGAATGTTGTTAAATAAACCCTTTCTTGAAACGTCTCAAGAAGAATTTGAAGCGGTGTATCGCGTAAATGTTTTTGGCGTAGCAAGTATTACTCAGGCTGTTTTGCCCCGAATGCATAAGTCAGGTCATGTGGTAACCATAAGTTCTATGGGTGGCGTGCAAGGAAGTTTAAAATTTCCCGGTTTAGCTGCGTATAGTTCTAGTAAAGCAGCTGTAATTACGTTAACAGAGTTATGGGCCGAGGAGTTTAAAGAAAATGGGCCGTCATTTAATGTACTCGCTTTAGGAGCCGTACAAACAGAAATGTTAGAAGAGGCTTTTCCAGGCTATCAGGCACCAAATACAGCTTTAGAAATGGCATCTTATATCAAAGAATTTTCACTAACTGGAAATAAATTGTTTAACGGAAAACTTATTCAGGTGAGCAGCAGTACTCCTTAG
- a CDS encoding M20/M25/M40 family metallo-hydrolase — protein sequence MKSIACFSLVLLLVACGAVKMKETDPENIKPIATEGGLFGGSQTTTDGVAPVSSRTVIPFTDFSSSKDVGAIITFLASDELKGREAGSEGIEKAANYIEKIFEDNGIKPFFNSYKDTISNFSKPAYNVVGVLEGNDPNLKNEVVVIGAHYDHIGLISPKNGDEIANGANDNASGTTTVLELARYFASNKLNKRTVIFALFTAEEKGLLGSKDLAKRLKEKNIDLYTMLNFEMVGVALQDKDYFMYVTGYESTNLAEIANDYSGENLIGFLPSAQKMNLFKRSDNYAFHTEFNVPSQTFCTFDFTNFDHYHGVDDEAELMDFDHMALVVNKSIPMVTGIINAPTKEIKYN from the coding sequence ATGAAATCAATAGCTTGTTTTTCTTTAGTTTTATTATTAGTAGCATGTGGGGCTGTCAAAATGAAAGAAACAGATCCTGAAAATATAAAACCTATAGCCACAGAAGGTGGCCTTTTTGGAGGAAGTCAAACAACAACAGATGGTGTTGCTCCTGTTTCGTCTAGAACGGTTATCCCGTTTACTGATTTTAGCAGCTCTAAAGATGTAGGTGCTATTATTACTTTTTTGGCTTCTGATGAATTAAAAGGAAGAGAAGCGGGTAGTGAGGGAATTGAAAAAGCAGCAAACTATATTGAGAAGATATTTGAAGACAATGGGATAAAACCATTTTTTAATAGCTATAAAGACACCATATCAAATTTTAGTAAGCCGGCATATAATGTTGTAGGAGTGCTGGAAGGCAATGATCCTAATTTAAAAAATGAAGTAGTAGTTATTGGTGCACATTATGATCATATTGGTTTAATTTCTCCTAAAAACGGAGATGAAATAGCAAACGGGGCGAATGATAATGCATCTGGCACGACAACAGTGTTAGAGCTAGCACGTTATTTTGCGTCGAATAAGCTGAATAAGCGCACCGTTATTTTTGCTTTATTTACAGCAGAAGAAAAAGGGCTTTTAGGTTCTAAAGATTTAGCGAAACGCTTAAAGGAGAAAAATATAGATTTATATACCATGCTTAATTTTGAGATGGTTGGTGTAGCATTGCAGGACAAGGATTATTTTATGTATGTAACAGGGTATGAAAGTACTAATTTGGCAGAAATTGCTAATGATTATTCAGGAGAAAATCTTATTGGATTTTTGCCATCTGCACAGAAAATGAATTTGTTTAAGCGTTCAGATAATTATGCGTTTCATACCGAATTTAATGTTCCTTCTCAAACGTTTTGCACGTTTGACTTTACAAACTTTGATCATTATCATGGCGTTGATGACGAAGCTGAACTGATGGATTTTGATCACATGGCTCTTGTTGTTAATAAATCAATTCCAATGGTAACCGGTATTATTAATGCACCTACCAAAGAAATAAAATACAATTAA
- the murF gene encoding UDP-N-acetylmuramoyl-tripeptide--D-alanyl-D-alanine ligase encodes MKIEKLHELFLKFSTISTDTRKITKDCIFFALKGENFDGNTYAKKALESGAKYAIIDDDRFMEGDNDATILVPDVLTCLQELANFHRNFYKTKVIALTGSNGKTTTKELINSVLSTTYKTIATVGNFNNHIGVPLTLLAIKEDTEIAIIEMGANHQKEIEFLCNIAEPDFGYITNFGKAHLEGFGGFEGVIKGKSELYEYLQKDDKPIFFNADDEIQSTKLIPYINKFGFSETDSKYYTIQLKKVDPFVCIRFEDQEVNSNLIGTYNFINCCAAIIIGKYFTVTSEQIKLGIERYIPANNRSQILEQNSNKIILDAYNANPSSMKAALENFSKLKASKKMVFLGDMFELGSAAPEEHQNIAELTSALNFDEAFLIGENFDQTTSKLKTFKSFDELAAFLKTNTFENASILIKGSRGMALERMLDLI; translated from the coding sequence ATGAAAATAGAAAAGCTACACGAACTTTTTTTGAAGTTCTCAACGATAAGTACCGATACTCGGAAAATCACTAAAGATTGCATCTTCTTTGCATTAAAGGGTGAGAATTTTGACGGTAATACTTACGCTAAGAAAGCACTAGAAAGCGGTGCCAAATACGCCATAATAGATGACGATAGGTTTATGGAGGGTGACAATGATGCGACTATTTTGGTTCCAGATGTTTTAACCTGCCTACAAGAGCTAGCTAACTTTCACAGAAATTTCTATAAAACTAAGGTCATCGCACTTACCGGGAGTAATGGCAAAACAACCACCAAGGAACTTATAAATTCCGTTTTAAGTACAACGTATAAAACCATTGCCACGGTCGGGAATTTTAACAATCATATAGGCGTGCCTTTAACGCTACTCGCGATAAAAGAAGATACAGAAATTGCGATTATTGAAATGGGTGCTAACCATCAAAAAGAAATTGAATTTCTTTGCAACATAGCCGAACCCGATTTTGGGTATATCACGAATTTTGGAAAAGCGCACTTAGAAGGTTTTGGTGGGTTTGAGGGGGTTATCAAAGGAAAAAGTGAGCTTTACGAGTACCTTCAAAAAGATGACAAGCCTATTTTCTTTAATGCAGATGATGAAATTCAATCTACAAAACTAATACCTTATATCAACAAATTTGGTTTTAGCGAAACAGACTCAAAATACTATACTATCCAATTAAAAAAAGTAGATCCTTTTGTTTGTATCCGTTTTGAAGACCAAGAAGTAAACTCCAATTTAATTGGTACTTACAATTTTATAAATTGTTGTGCCGCCATAATAATAGGCAAATACTTTACGGTTACTTCTGAACAAATAAAACTGGGAATAGAGCGCTACATCCCTGCTAATAATCGTTCGCAAATACTTGAACAAAATAGCAATAAAATAATATTAGACGCTTACAATGCCAATCCAAGTAGCATGAAAGCTGCCTTAGAGAATTTTAGTAAATTAAAGGCTTCCAAAAAAATGGTTTTTTTAGGAGATATGTTCGAATTAGGGAGTGCTGCCCCAGAAGAACATCAAAATATTGCCGAATTAACTTCTGCCCTTAATTTTGATGAAGCTTTTTTAATAGGAGAAAATTTTGATCAGACGACTTCAAAATTAAAAACATTCAAATCTTTTGATGAACTGGCTGCATTTTTAAAAACAAATACATTTGAAAACGCCTCTATCTTAATTAAAGGCTCAAGAGGAATGGCTTTGGAAAGAATGTTGGATTTAATATAA
- a CDS encoding pyruvate dehydrogenase complex dihydrolipoamide acetyltransferase — translation MAIVINMPRLSDTMEEGTVAKWLKKVGDKVEEGDILAEIETDKATMEFESFNEGTLLHIGIQEGDSAPVDTLLAIIGDEGEDVSGLLKGASAPEVKAEEKEEATAELETSDAAAEAVEIPEGVEVINMPRLSDTMEEGTVASWLKKVGDKVEEGDILAEIETDKATMEFESFYSGTLLYIGTQEGESSPVDVILAIIGPEGTDINPILNSQPSAAKSKAATATPKEVAKTETKAAPSAPAETQEIVAKDGQRIFVSPLAKKIASEKGVNLNEVTGSGDNGRIVKKDVENFVPAQKAAATPASSGAKASSASAAFTLPVGEESVEDVKNNQMRKVIAKRLGESKFTAPHYYLNIEVDMDNAKASRVYINSLPETKVSFNDLVVKACAMALRKHPQVNTSWNGDTTRYNKHIHVGVAVAVEDGLVVPVLKFTDQMGLSQIGASVKDLAGKARNKKLTPAEMEGSTFTVSNLGMFGVESFTSIINQPNSAILSVGAIVEKPVVKDGQIVVGNTMKLTLACDHRTVDGATGAQFLQTLRSFIENPVTMLA, via the coding sequence ATGGCAATAGTAATAAATATGCCGAGACTTAGCGATACCATGGAAGAAGGTACTGTAGCTAAGTGGTTAAAAAAAGTAGGTGATAAAGTTGAAGAAGGTGATATTTTAGCAGAAATAGAAACTGACAAAGCAACTATGGAATTTGAATCTTTTAATGAAGGAACATTACTTCATATTGGAATTCAAGAAGGAGATAGTGCTCCAGTAGATACTTTACTAGCTATTATTGGTGATGAAGGAGAAGATGTTTCAGGTTTATTGAAAGGTGCTTCGGCTCCAGAAGTAAAAGCTGAAGAGAAAGAAGAAGCAACTGCAGAACTAGAAACTAGTGATGCTGCGGCAGAAGCTGTTGAAATTCCTGAAGGGGTTGAAGTCATAAACATGCCACGTTTAAGTGATACCATGGAAGAAGGTACTGTAGCTTCTTGGTTGAAAAAAGTGGGTGATAAGGTTGAAGAAGGAGATATTCTTGCAGAGATAGAAACAGACAAGGCTACAATGGAGTTTGAGTCTTTCTATTCTGGAACATTATTGTATATAGGAACTCAAGAAGGAGAATCTTCTCCTGTTGATGTTATTTTAGCAATAATAGGCCCAGAGGGTACTGATATAAATCCTATTTTGAATTCACAGCCTTCAGCAGCTAAAAGTAAAGCAGCAACAGCAACTCCAAAAGAAGTTGCTAAAACTGAAACGAAGGCGGCACCTAGTGCTCCTGCAGAAACTCAAGAAATTGTTGCTAAAGACGGACAAAGAATTTTTGTATCGCCACTTGCTAAGAAAATTGCTTCGGAAAAGGGTGTAAACTTAAATGAGGTTACGGGCTCTGGAGACAACGGAAGAATTGTAAAGAAAGATGTAGAGAATTTTGTTCCTGCTCAAAAAGCGGCAGCAACTCCAGCTTCATCAGGGGCGAAAGCTTCTAGTGCAAGTGCAGCATTCACGTTACCAGTAGGTGAAGAAAGTGTTGAAGATGTGAAGAACAACCAAATGCGTAAAGTTATCGCTAAACGTTTGGGAGAATCTAAGTTTACTGCACCACATTACTACCTTAATATAGAGGTAGATATGGACAATGCAAAAGCTTCAAGAGTTTACATCAATAGCCTACCAGAAACTAAAGTGTCATTTAACGATTTAGTTGTTAAGGCATGTGCTATGGCGCTTAGAAAGCATCCACAAGTAAATACTTCTTGGAATGGAGATACTACACGCTATAATAAACATATACATGTTGGTGTTGCAGTTGCTGTCGAAGATGGTTTAGTAGTTCCTGTATTGAAATTCACAGATCAAATGGGATTATCTCAAATTGGTGCTTCTGTAAAAGATTTAGCCGGAAAAGCTAGAAATAAGAAATTGACACCTGCCGAAATGGAAGGTAGTACTTTTACAGTTTCTAACTTAGGAATGTTTGGTGTTGAAAGTTTTACGTCAATAATCAACCAGCCTAATTCAGCGATCTTATCTGTAGGCGCAATTGTTGAAAAACCAGTTGTTAAAGACGGACAGATTGTTGTGGGTAATACTATGAAATTAACACTTGCTTGTGATCATAGAACGGTAGATGGCGCAACAGGAGCTCAGTTTTTACAAACGTTACGTTCATTTATTGAGAATCCAGTGACCATGTTAGCTTAA
- the cdd gene encoding cytidine deaminase: MKKQITIEYEVYPSIDQLEKEDVQLMKQAVGARANAYAPYSNFYVGAAVLLENGEVVIGNNQENASYPSGLCAERVAIFQAGAKFPGVIIKSVAITATSKNYAVEEPAAPCGNCRQAMIEYEQKQKQPISILLMGEKGEVIKINSLSDILPLAFSSFFLE; encoded by the coding sequence TTGAAGAAACAAATAACAATAGAGTACGAAGTATACCCGTCAATAGATCAATTGGAAAAAGAAGATGTGCAGCTCATGAAGCAGGCAGTAGGAGCAAGAGCTAATGCTTATGCGCCTTATTCTAATTTTTATGTTGGCGCTGCTGTTTTGTTGGAAAACGGAGAAGTCGTAATTGGCAACAATCAGGAAAATGCCTCATACCCTTCAGGGTTATGTGCAGAGCGTGTGGCTATTTTTCAGGCTGGAGCAAAATTCCCTGGAGTCATTATCAAATCTGTAGCGATAACGGCAACTTCAAAAAATTACGCTGTAGAAGAACCAGCTGCACCCTGTGGAAACTGTAGGCAAGCGATGATTGAGTATGAGCAAAAACAAAAACAACCTATTAGTATTTTGTTAATGGGTGAAAAAGGAGAGGTTATAAAAATAAATTCGCTATCCGATATATTGCCCTTAGCTTTCAGTAGTTTCTTTTTAGAATAG
- the pdhA gene encoding pyruvate dehydrogenase (acetyl-transferring) E1 component subunit alpha, whose translation MEKITKEVYLKWYEDMLFWRKFEDKLAAVYIQQKVRGFLHLYNGQEAVLAGALHAMDLSKDKMITAYRNHVQPIGMGVDPRRVMAELFGKVTGTSQGMGGSMHIFSKEHRFYGGHGIVGGQIPLGAGLAFADKYKKNNAVTLCYMGDGAVRQGSLHETFNLAMLWQLPVVFVCENNGYAMGTSVARTSYSTDIWKLGLGYEMPCGPVDGMDPVTVAKEMSKAIERARSGGGPTFLEMKTYRYRGHSMSDAQHYRTKAEVEEYKKIDPITQVLEVIKDKKYATDDEINAIGKKIKGLVAECEKFAEESDFPPISQMYDMVYEQEDYPFLQHKL comes from the coding sequence ATGGAAAAAATCACAAAAGAGGTCTACCTTAAATGGTATGAAGACATGTTGTTCTGGAGAAAATTCGAGGATAAATTAGCAGCTGTTTATATTCAACAGAAAGTTAGAGGGTTTTTACACCTTTATAACGGACAAGAAGCTGTTTTGGCAGGAGCTCTTCATGCTATGGATCTTTCAAAAGATAAGATGATTACTGCATATAGAAATCACGTGCAGCCAATTGGTATGGGTGTTGATCCACGAAGGGTAATGGCTGAATTATTCGGTAAAGTTACTGGTACTTCGCAAGGTATGGGAGGTTCAATGCATATTTTCTCAAAAGAACACCGTTTTTATGGTGGGCATGGTATCGTTGGAGGTCAAATTCCATTAGGTGCTGGTTTGGCTTTTGCTGATAAATATAAAAAGAACAATGCTGTAACCTTATGTTATATGGGAGACGGTGCTGTAAGACAAGGTTCATTGCATGAGACTTTTAATTTAGCAATGCTTTGGCAATTGCCAGTAGTTTTTGTTTGTGAGAATAATGGGTACGCAATGGGAACATCGGTGGCTAGAACTTCTTATTCAACAGACATCTGGAAATTAGGTCTAGGTTATGAAATGCCATGCGGACCTGTAGATGGTATGGATCCTGTTACTGTTGCTAAAGAAATGAGTAAAGCCATTGAAAGAGCACGTTCTGGAGGAGGACCAACTTTCTTAGAAATGAAAACGTACAGATATAGAGGTCACTCTATGTCCGATGCTCAGCATTATAGAACAAAAGCTGAGGTTGAAGAGTATAAAAAAATAGATCCTATCACACAAGTTCTAGAGGTGATTAAGGATAAGAAATATGCAACTGACGACGAGATTAATGCTATAGGCAAAAAAATTAAAGGGTTAGTAGCAGAATGTGAGAAATTTGCTGAAGAGTCAGATTTCCCACCAATAAGCCAAATGTATGATATGGTTTACGAACAAGAAGATTATCCATTTTTACAACATAAATTATAG
- the gldJ gene encoding gliding motility lipoprotein GldJ: protein MKKQFIKVVLSCAVIAGGFSSCKNSSSSKNTSRATGWKINAKEGGFQHNTDYKEQETAPGLVFVEGGTFTKGKVQDDVMHDWNNTPTSQHVMSFYMDETEVTNSMYLEYLDYLKSVYPPEDPRYVNIYTGALPDTLVWRNRLGFNETMTNNYLRHPAYAEYPVVGVNWVQAVQFAEWRTDRVNEIMLEREGYLSEEAKYKVVNGDIEGTFSTEAYLNRPESVYNGQIDSLQGKMKKDSVSNFASRSTGIILPEYRLPTETEWEYAAAAQVGSREYNNQRGRKKYPWEGDYTRNGQRLGRGDQLANFKQGKGDYGGIAGWSDDGADITAQVKSYKPNDLGLYEMAGNVAEWVADVYRPIVDDEVSDFNYYRGNIYMKTAIGEDGKVNVIRDSIVYDTLPNGKVVAVNLPGELKMVPVDENETYLRTNFSSSDNRGYRDGEPGSSRFYDRFSDDEDGDEKKKMYNSPKHKVQRDSLGDVTRNYDKSNYRTTLINDEVRVYKGGSWRDRAYWLDPAQRRFLPQYMATDYIGFRCAMSRVGSKSKTKNKTVRSKKVK, encoded by the coding sequence ATGAAAAAACAATTCATCAAAGTTGTACTCTCTTGCGCCGTTATTGCAGGTGGTTTTAGTAGTTGTAAAAATTCTTCTTCTTCAAAAAACACTTCAAGAGCTACAGGTTGGAAAATAAATGCAAAGGAAGGTGGTTTTCAACACAACACAGATTACAAAGAGCAAGAGACTGCTCCTGGTTTGGTTTTTGTTGAAGGCGGTACCTTTACAAAAGGTAAAGTACAAGACGATGTGATGCATGATTGGAATAACACTCCTACATCACAACACGTAATGTCTTTCTACATGGATGAAACGGAAGTTACCAACTCTATGTACTTAGAGTATTTAGATTATTTAAAGAGTGTTTACCCTCCTGAAGATCCAAGATATGTAAATATCTACACAGGTGCTTTACCGGATACTTTAGTATGGAGAAACCGTTTAGGTTTTAATGAAACCATGACAAATAACTACTTACGTCACCCAGCATATGCAGAATATCCTGTAGTAGGTGTAAATTGGGTCCAAGCAGTACAATTTGCTGAATGGAGAACAGATAGAGTAAATGAAATTATGCTAGAAAGAGAAGGGTACCTTTCTGAAGAAGCAAAATATAAAGTTGTGAATGGTGATATTGAAGGTACTTTTAGTACTGAGGCTTATTTAAACAGACCTGAGTCTGTTTATAATGGGCAAATAGATTCTTTACAAGGAAAAATGAAAAAAGATTCTGTATCTAACTTCGCATCAAGAAGTACAGGTATTATTTTACCTGAATACAGATTACCTACGGAAACAGAGTGGGAATATGCTGCTGCTGCTCAAGTAGGATCAAGAGAATACAACAACCAAAGAGGTAGAAAAAAATATCCTTGGGAAGGTGATTACACGAGAAACGGACAACGTCTTGGTCGTGGTGATCAATTAGCCAACTTTAAACAAGGTAAAGGTGATTACGGTGGAATCGCTGGATGGTCTGATGATGGTGCTGATATTACAGCTCAAGTTAAATCATACAAACCAAATGATCTTGGATTATATGAAATGGCAGGTAACGTTGCAGAATGGGTTGCTGATGTTTACAGACCTATCGTTGATGATGAAGTAAGTGATTTTAACTACTACCGTGGAAATATCTATATGAAAACGGCAATTGGTGAAGATGGAAAAGTAAATGTAATTAGAGATTCTATTGTTTACGATACGCTACCAAACGGAAAAGTAGTTGCTGTTAATTTACCTGGTGAATTAAAAATGGTTCCAGTAGATGAAAACGAAACATACTTAAGAACAAACTTCTCTTCTAGTGATAACAGAGGATATAGAGATGGTGAACCAGGATCTTCAAGATTCTACGACAGATTCAGTGATGATGAAGACGGTGATGAAAAGAAGAAAATGTACAACTCGCCTAAACATAAAGTACAACGTGATTCTTTAGGAGATGTAACTCGTAATTATGACAAGTCTAATTATAGAACGACATTGATAAATGATGAAGTTAGAGTTTACAAAGGTGGTTCTTGGAGAGATAGAGCGTACTGGTTAGATCCAGCACAACGAAGATTCTTACCTCAATATATGGCTACTGATTACATCGGGTTTAGATGTGCTATGTCTAGAGTAGGTTCTAAGTCTAAAACAAAGAACAAAACGGTTAGAAGTAAAAAAGTGAAATAA
- a CDS encoding glycerol-3-phosphate dehydrogenase/oxidase — protein MKKENFTYLKRNELVQKLKEDTYDLVVIGGGITGAGILLDASSRGMKVALIEKGDFASGTSSKSSKLIHGGLRYLKQFELILVKEVGTERAIVHKLAPHLVIPEKMLLPLIEDGSYGEWMTSFGLKVYDILADVEGEDRRKMMNKEETLALEPLLPEGILKGSGYYAEYRTDDARLTLENIKTALDYGGTAINYIKVNDFVYDGDQISGVQVSDELSGETYQINSKFVINAAGPWVDELREVNHSKQGKQLHLTKGVHLVFEKEKLPLKQSVYFDIPDGRMMFAIPRGNVTYAGTTDTNYILSKDKVVATTEDADYLLNAINNMFPSVHLERKDIVSSWAGLRPLIHEEGKSPSELSRKDEIFSSDSGLLSIAGGKLTGYRKMAERVVDKFQKRLEKQSSLEFRDCYTDEIPLKGGPWKKYKEVKKYIKTIREILKKDNFEKNEAWYLVTTYGKQTEAILKIYASNTGTDPKENLIMAELDFCMHNEMVVTPLDFFIRRTGRLYFNIDSVKEYREKVFAVFKETFNLSEETMATYNTELDALIKSHSVF, from the coding sequence ATGAAAAAAGAAAATTTTACCTACTTAAAAAGAAACGAACTTGTTCAGAAGTTAAAGGAAGATACTTATGATTTAGTAGTTATTGGTGGAGGAATTACAGGAGCAGGTATTTTATTAGATGCGTCCTCTAGAGGTATGAAAGTTGCTTTGATAGAAAAAGGTGATTTTGCTTCAGGAACCAGTAGCAAGTCTTCTAAATTAATTCATGGAGGTCTTCGTTATTTAAAGCAATTTGAACTTATTCTTGTAAAAGAAGTAGGTACAGAACGCGCGATTGTTCATAAACTTGCTCCGCATTTAGTTATTCCTGAAAAAATGTTGTTACCGCTCATAGAAGATGGTTCTTATGGAGAGTGGATGACATCCTTCGGATTAAAGGTTTACGACATCCTAGCGGATGTAGAGGGTGAGGACAGGCGAAAAATGATGAATAAAGAAGAAACTTTAGCATTGGAGCCGTTATTGCCAGAAGGTATTTTGAAAGGTTCAGGGTATTATGCCGAGTATAGAACGGATGATGCTAGGTTGACTTTAGAGAATATTAAAACGGCATTAGATTATGGAGGAACAGCTATTAACTATATTAAGGTTAATGACTTTGTGTATGACGGCGATCAAATTTCAGGTGTTCAGGTATCTGATGAGCTCAGCGGAGAAACTTATCAAATTAATTCTAAATTCGTAATTAATGCCGCGGGCCCTTGGGTAGACGAATTAAGGGAGGTTAATCATTCTAAGCAAGGTAAGCAGTTGCACCTTACTAAAGGGGTACATTTGGTTTTTGAGAAAGAAAAATTACCCTTAAAACAGTCGGTGTATTTTGATATTCCTGATGGTCGCATGATGTTTGCTATTCCTAGAGGGAATGTTACTTATGCCGGTACAACAGATACTAATTATATACTATCTAAGGATAAGGTAGTCGCAACTACTGAAGATGCAGATTATTTATTAAACGCTATCAATAACATGTTTCCAAGCGTTCATTTAGAACGTAAGGATATTGTGTCTTCTTGGGCGGGTTTAAGGCCATTAATTCACGAAGAAGGAAAATCGCCTTCAGAATTATCTAGAAAAGATGAGATATTTAGTTCTGATTCTGGGTTATTGAGTATCGCAGGGGGTAAGTTAACTGGGTATCGAAAGATGGCAGAGAGAGTGGTAGATAAATTTCAAAAGAGACTTGAAAAGCAATCTAGTTTAGAATTTAGAGACTGTTACACGGATGAAATTCCTTTAAAAGGCGGTCCGTGGAAAAAATATAAGGAAGTAAAAAAATACATTAAGACAATTAGAGAAATCCTTAAAAAGGATAATTTTGAGAAAAACGAAGCTTGGTACTTGGTCACCACGTATGGGAAACAAACGGAAGCGATATTGAAAATTTATGCTTCAAATACAGGGACTGATCCTAAGGAGAATTTAATCATGGCCGAGTTAGATTTTTGTATGCACAATGAAATGGTGGTGACGCCATTAGACTTTTTTATACGAAGAACAGGAAGACTATATTTTAATATAGATAGTGTAAAAGAGTATAGGGAAAAAGTTTTTGCAGTTTTTAAGGAAACCTTTAATCTAAGTGAAGAAACAATGGCAACATATAATACGGAATTAGATGCTTTAATAAAATCACATTCAGTATTCTAA